CGACATTATTTCCAGCGGACGGGCCCGCACTTACAGTCCCCCGTCCATTTTCGGAGGCCAGAAGATGCGCTATACCGAATGGTACATAGTTCCCAGCGATACGGTTTACGCCATCGGCACCGTCAAAAAATGGAAGAGCGCCTTTGAGGACCACAAGTTTAAAGTGGCGGAGAAACTCAAGGCCATCAAGGAGGACAAGGAGCGGCTCAAGAAGTTCGACCTGGACGGCGACGGCCAGATAGACTGCGACGAGTGGGAGATGGCCCGCCAGCAGGCTGAGCAGGACCTTTTAAAGGAACAGCTGGAAAAACCCCAGCAGGTGGAGGACGACGTAGTGATCACCCGGGACCCGTCCAACAATATCATGATCATCTCCGACCAGGACGAGCGCCAGGTAATAAAAAACAAAAAAATATGCGCTACGCTTTCTTTTGCCTCCGGAAGCGGGCTGATCCTCTGGATGGCCTACCTGCTCCTGAAAAAATTCGTTCAATGACCAAATGTCCGTTTCGGCCAAATCTAATGGCATTTGAAAACATAAACATTTTTTAAGGAGACCAAAATGACCGTAGTGATACTTCCGTTGATCGTCATCGGCCTCCTGTTGGCGGGCGTTATCGGTTACCTGATCAGCATCTACAACCAGCTGATCCAGGTGAAGGTCAACATCGACAAGGCCTGGGGCAACATCGAGGTGATGGAAAAACAGCGCTTTGACGAGATCCCCAAATTAGTCAAGATCTGCGAAGGCTACATGCAGTACGAGAAGGAGACCCTGGAAAAGGTGATCTCGGCCCGCACCAAATTCATGGACGCCAAGACCCCGGGGGCCATGGCCCAGGCCAGCTCGGACATGGCCGGGGCATTGAAAACCCTGTTCGCGGTGGCCGAGAACTATCCCCAGCTAAAGACCGACCAGAACTTCGTCCACCTCCAGGGCCGGGTGACCGCGCTGGAGAACCAGATCGCCGACCGCCGCGAGTTCTACAACGAGTCGGTGGCCATCTTCAATACCCGGATCCGTCAGTTCCCGGACATGATCGTGGCCAACATGATGGGCTATATGGAACGCGAGATGTACCAGGTGGCCGAGGCCGAGAAGAAATCCCCGGACATCAGTTTCAATATGCCAAAATAGCTTGACACCGGGCGTTCCCCTGATATATAATCAAACTCGGTCATGTAATAAGGTTTTGTGGAGCCTTTGCGAACATGAACTTTGCAACGGCTTCTGCTTCGGCGAAATCCGCCGAAGCCGCCCGCTTGCATTTGCAATTTCTGCGTAGGCGAGCCAAGAACCACAAAGACCGGGGTTTCCGGTTTGGGTGGTTCTTTTTTACATAACCACAAAGACAAAGGCACAAACCCTAGTTCCCATTAATAAAGCTGTTTCCTGTGCCTTGTGCCTTTTAATGGGTGGTGTCTTGGTGGCTATAGGAGTTCTTATGAAACATCAGTAGTGTCCGGTTATTACTCTAAGAATTGCAATTGGTTATGATATTGACCCACCGGTTCTTGTTTGGTAGCATCTTGAAACACCTGTAAAATGGGCCTTTTCTCAAATAGATTGACTTCTAAAATCTGTAAAAATGTGTGTAAATCGCCGGGGATCGCGAGCCGTTTCTTGACAATGGCAACCAGGAGATACATGGTGAGTGCGGTCCAGATTTGGGTCTTAACGGCGTTGGGCGAAGTGCCGTAGAAGGTTTTAATTTTAAGATGCTGTTTGATCCATTTAAAAAACAACTCCACCTTCCAGCGTGATTTGTATATGTCGGCGACAGTCTTGGCATCGATGCCAAAATGGTTGGTAAGCAAAACCACCCGTTTATTTTCTTCTTTGTTATAGAACCGCACCCGGCGGAGGTTTTCTGGATAATGTGACCGTGATTTTTTATTTGCGAGCACCACGATTTGATCAGCCTGCACTCCGGTTGTTTTATCGACAAGATTCGATTTGATTCTATTGATTCGGAGGTTCTTTTTGGCTTTGATGACAAAAAAAGCTGAAGACAAATGAATCTGGTACCATCGGGCAAAGTCGGTGTAGCCACGGTCCATTGAAGTAATGGAATCTGATTCCCATTCCAGTTCGTCCATCATTCGGCAATCATTCACGTTTCCGTTGGTCAAGCCGATGAAATGAGGGATTGCCCCTCGGAGGTTCAGCTGGGTGTGCATCTTGATGGCAGATTTAGTCCGTTTATAATGAGCCCACGGAAAGGTAGACAAACACAGGTCGATGGTTGTTGAATCCAACGCATAGACGGTCTGTTTCCAGTCTAAACCCAAGTCTTCGTCCTGATACAACCGGCGTGCGGTCTCTATCAAAAGATATCCGAAATCC
The nucleotide sequence above comes from candidate division TA06 bacterium. Encoded proteins:
- a CDS encoding LemA family protein; protein product: MTVVILPLIVIGLLLAGVIGYLISIYNQLIQVKVNIDKAWGNIEVMEKQRFDEIPKLVKICEGYMQYEKETLEKVISARTKFMDAKTPGAMAQASSDMAGALKTLFAVAENYPQLKTDQNFVHLQGRVTALENQIADRREFYNESVAIFNTRIRQFPDMIVANMMGYMEREMYQVAEAEKKSPDISFNMPK